The Vicinamibacteria bacterium genomic sequence TCCTTGAGCTCCAGCTGCTCTAGCGCGTGAATGAGGTCTTCCAAAACCGCCAGGTTGAGCGCGTTGGCCGCTTCGGGCCGCTTGAAACGAATCCTTGCGACCCCGTCGTCGAGCAGATACTGGACGTTCTCGATCTTTCGCGGCTCGCGCGCCGCTAGGATCGGGTCGAGGATGTCATCCATAAGCGTCCATGCTAACACAGGGCGAAATGGATTGACACGCGATGCGCCGCGCGACGCCGGTGGGCTTCGAAGTCCCGTTTGTGGTAGAAAAGAAACAGGGTCAGGGTAATGACCAGACAAGAAGTCTACCTGGATTACAACGCAACGACGCCGCTGGCCCCGGAAGTGCTCGACGCGATGATGCCCTACCTCCGGGAGCGATACGGCAACCCCTCGAGCATCCATTCATTGGGCCGGCCCTCACGAGAGGCGGTCGACGCTTCGCGCGGAGAGGTGGCAGCGTTCCTCAACGCGAGCCCGAGGGAGATCGTGTTCACCGCGGGGGGGACGGAGGCCGACAACCTGGCGATTCTCGGTTTCCTAGCAGGACTCGAAGCGGGGGGCGACGAAAGAAGGCACCTGGTCACGTCACCCACTGAACATCACGCGGTCCTCTACCCGATGCAGCGGCTGGCCAAGACAGGATATGACGTGAGCTACGTCGATGTGGACGAGGCGGGCCGGGTCAGCCCCGAGTCGCTCGAGAAGGTTCTCCGCCACGATACGGCTCTCGTTTCCGTGATGTACGCGAACAACGAGACCGGAGTGATTGCCCCCATACCGGAGCTCGCGCGGCTTGCGCATGACGCCGGGGCTCGGTTTCACACCGATGCCGTGCAAGCCTGTGGCAAGATTCCCGTCGACGTGGAGAAGCTCGGTGTCGATCTCCTGTCGCTCTCGGGACACAAGTTCTACGGCCCGAAAGGCACCGGCGCTCTGTACGTTCGACGAGGGGTTCCCTTCAAATCCATCTTCCGCGGGGGAGGTCAGGAGCGCTCGCGGCGACCCGGAACGGAGAACGTGCCGGGGATCGTCGGTCTTGCCCGGGCGACGCGGCTCGCTTCATCGACGCTCGAGCGAGAGTCACGACGGCTTCGTGACCTCCGCGACGGTCTCGAAGCCTCGATTCTGAGGGGAATCGACGGAAGTCACGTCAACGGGCTGGGCTCAGAGCGAACCCCCAACACGGTGAGCTTTCGCTTCGATGGCGTCGATGGAGAGCGCTTGATGAAGACTCTGGACCGGGACGGCTTCGCAGTTTCCACCGGAGCCGCCTGCTCGTCGGGTTCGGTCGAGCCTTCCCACGTTCTCCTCGCACTCGGTCTCGGTCCCGAACAGGTTCAGGGATCGATAAGGGTCAGCCTCGGTCGTTATACGGAGCAACCCCACGTGGGCGCGTTGAAGGACGCAATTCTGCGCGCGGTCTCGAGTGTCAGGGCGGGCGTCGGGAGCGCGATGGGCGCTGGCGCATCGTAGCGATTTCGAAACTTTCGCAATCCATATCGGCGACTAATCTCTGAGGAGGCTACGGTGGACTGCCCGAAATGTGGATACCGCATTTCCGAGCCGAGCCTGTCCTCCTGCGCTCGATGCGGCATCGTCTTTTCGAAGTTTGGACGAAGACGACCAGCGATGGCTCCGGGGCGTGGCACAGGCGCTCGAGCCTCTCCCCGCCGTTCCACCATCTCGTCTCTCTTCAATGTTGCGCTGCTCAGCACGGCATTGAGCGCGGCCGGGCTAGTGGTTTTGCGCTCGCGACAGGCTCCTCCGAAGTCGACAGAGCCCCCAGCGAGCGAACCGGCCCAGGATGGGAACGGTCTGTCCGACGGCGTTCCCGTCAGTCCCGATCCGACCCCCCAGGCGGAGACGATGATCATTTCGCGCGACTCGTTGCCCTCTGTGTCGCTCGGCCCTGGGCCCGTCCGCGAAGCCGAGAGCCATCCCGTGCCCAATCTCCCACCGCTCACCGAGCGGAGCGTGAGCCCATCCCTACTCGATCTCGCTATCAGGGTGGCGGGTGATCATCCCGACAGCGAGAGGGTTCGAGCATACGTCGTGCAGGCGCACCTACTTCTTTCATCCGCTGAAGTCCGCTCCCGCCGTTTTCACGAGGCGCTGCGCTATCTGGACGGAGCCGAGGCCTGGGGTGCTTCCCCCGCGGACATTGCGACCTATCGAGCCGTGGTCTACGGTCACCAGGAGCGCTGGGAGATGGCGGAGCGGTGGGCGCGCGCCGCGCTCGCCTATGGGAGCGAGGAGAGCGCGGAAATGCATCATCTCATCGGCAAGGCGCACTACTTTCGCGAAGAGCTGGACAAGGCGGTCGAGGCATTCGAGAAGGCTCTTGCCATTGGCGAGGATCCGCGTCACCGCGCCTCACTCGAGGCGGCTCTCCGTGACGCCAGAAATGCTTCCAGCTTCGATCAAAAGAGGCTCTCGCATTTCATCGTCTCGTACGAGGGCGAGACGATGGAGGACACGGGTCGTCTGGTACTCGACACGATGGAAAGGAGCTACGCGTCGCTCGTCTCGCAGCTCGGGTTCGAGCCATCCCAGCCCGTCGTCGTCGTCCTCTATTCGCGGCGCTCCTACACAGATATGGGGGGGCCTCACTGGTCAGCGGGCTACTTCGATGGCAAGATCCGGATTCCGGTGCAAGGCCTCTCGAGCCTCGACGGGCCTATCCGCAGCACCCTTCACCATGAGCTGGCGCACGCGTTCATCCACGTTCGCGCCGGCACCAACGCTCCACGATGGCTACACGAGGGACTTGCACAGTACGTGGAAGGGACCGATGGCGAACGACTCGGGCCCATGCTCGCGAAGCAGATAAACGATGGCAAGACCTTCGAATCGTGTCTGGTCACCACTCGGTGCGACGTCAGGCTCTTCTACCCGGCGTCCTCCTCGATCGTCGATTATCTGATCCGGCTGCGAGGCATGGGTGGAGTCCGCGACCTGCTCAAGCACCTAGGGGAAGGAGCCGACATCGACTCGGCTTTGCGACGGCTCACCGGGAAGGATCAATACGAACTGATCCGCGAGTGGCAACATTTCGTGAAACGACGGCACAGCTGAGCCCGGGGGGCTCTTCAGCGTCGGGGATGACCCTTCTAGGCCGCGGCACAAAATGATAGAATCAGAAAATAAATCGAGTTCCATCGCTCACCCAGAAACGAAATGATTCGTGTCGCCTGCCCCAACTGCCAGACCAAGTATCGGTTCGACGAGAGCCAGCTTCGCGGCCGAGCGCGCGCAAGTGCCAAGTGCAAGAAATGCGGGGGTACCATCGACGTAGGGGTAGCCGAAGCGCAGGTGGCCGCGGTCGCAGCCACGGGCGAACCGCGCAGCGATCAGGATTCGACGGCCCGAGTCACCCGCCTGCGCTCCGATCAGAGAATCGCGGAGGAGACGATTTCGGGTCAGAAGGCTGCCGATCTTCTTCAGCTTCCTCCGGACAAGAAGTACTCGCTGGCGGTATTGCAGGGGCGCGCCAGCGGTCAGATCTTCGAGATCACGAAAGTGCGCACCACCATAGGGAGATCCGACGCCGATATCGTGCTCGATGATCCCGAATGCTCGCGACAGCACGCAACGGTCGAGATTCTCGGCTCGCGGGTCGTCGTGACCGACTTGAACAGCACCAACGGAACGTTCGTCCAGGGTGAACGGATCGAAAGGACGGAGCTCGAGAACCACCATGAGTTCCGCATCGGTGAGCACGTCATGATGCTCATCGTCACCGCGCGCGAGTAGCAGGCGCGATTATTCCTCTTTTCGGCGAAGCACCGCCATGGCCTTCTTGGCGGCGAGGAGCTCCGCCTTCTTCTTCGTGGGTCCGTCGGCTCGACTCAATACAGCGCTTCCCACGACGAGCTCCACGTGAAACGTCTTCAGGTGCTCCGGGCCGGTCTCTGCGGTCACAGTGTACTTCGCTGGCTCGAGAGCATTCGCTTGGAGATATTCTTGGAGTACGGTCTTGGGATCTTCGACGACGGCGCGACCCTCGCGAATCGCGTCGAAGAGGGGGGCGTAGAGCGGCTCGAGAAACGTGCGGACTGCAGTCAAACCCGCATCGAGATAGACGGCCGCCACCAACGCCTCGAACGCGTTTGCGGACAGGGCCCTTTTCTTTCGGCCCCCAGTCTTCTCCTCACCTTTGCCTAGCTTGAGGTATATCGGGAGACCGAGCTCGAGCGCGAGCTGAGCGAGCGTCGTCGCGCTGACGAGAAAAGCCTTGATCTTCGACTTGCGGCCCTCATTGTATTCGGAGAACTCGCGATAGATGGCGTCGGTGATCACGAAGCCGAGAACCGCGTCACCGAGAAACTCCATCGACTCGTTGTGGAGTCGCGTATTCCGCTCGTGGGCAAAGGACTTATGAGTAAGAGCCCGCTCCATGAGAGCGGGTTGGCGGAACCGGTGGCCGATCGTCTCCTCGAACGAAGACTGGTCGGCGGCGATGGGCGTCGTCACGTTGGATCGTTACCCGGATTGGTCCTCGATCGTGGTGATTTCTCGAGAGATCGTCGTGCTAGCACCCACGGAAGCGACAACTCAACGATGGATACTCTATCGTACTACAGGACTTTGACGAGGACCATCGTCATATCGTCGTGCTGAACCGCGCCACCGGCGAAATTGAAGACCTCGTCGATGATCTTCTCGCGCAGCTCATCCATCGGTAGGTCGGCGTTCTCCTCCATAACGGCGCGGAGCCGATCCTCACCGAAAAGCTCCGAGCGTGTGTTCATCGCTTCGGACAACCCGTCGGTGAAAAAGAGGAAGAGATCTCCCGAGCGAAGCGCGATGCTCTGCTCCTGAAGGATCTTCTCGAACTGAGCCCCGCGGTCGAGCGCCAGGCCGAGACCGTCGGGCGCGATCACCCGCGTTCGAGCGTGACCTCCGTCCGGGGTCAGATGATAGAGGGGGTTGTGTCCCGCGCGGGCGTAGGTCATGGAACGCTGCTTCATATCGATTACCGCATAGGCCATCGTGATGAAGCTCCGGCTGTCCAGGTTCGCCGAGAGGATCTTGTTTGCCTCGACGAGTAGTTTCCTCGGGGATTCGTAGATCTGGCTCAGTGACAGCACGAGCCCTTTCAGTTCCGCCATATAGAGCGCCGCTGAAGTGCCCTTTCCCGACACGTCGGCGATCAGAAGCGCTAGCTTGTCGTTCCTGAGGGGGATGAAATCATAGTAGTCGCCCCCCACCTCCGTCGCCGGGAGGCACAGGGCGGCGATGGAGAGGCCGGGGACGCTCACCCGGTCCTTGGGGAGCAGACTCATTTGAATCGCGCGCGCCACCCTCAGCTCTTCCTCGAGTCGTTCTTTCTCCGCCGACTGGTGAAGCAGATCACGGATGCTCGTCGTCATCAAATTGAACGAGTCGGCGAGCTCACCCAGCTGGTCCCGCGAACGAACCTGGACTTTGTAACCGAAGTCCCCTTGCCGGACCCGATCGGTGCCCTGGCTCAAAGCGTGAACCGAGCTGGTGATTGAGCGCGCGAGGACGAGGCCGACAAATATCGCCGAGACTTCGATGACGAAGAACAGCACCGCGAGGAGCAGCAGAGCGAAGAGAATGAGCTGGCCGAGATCGGGACCGTCGGGTCCGAGCTGGAGGGCGTTCGAGGCGACGCTATGATACAGACCCATCGGGGCGAAGCCGAATTGCACGAAAACGAGGTCTGTCTCGTTGGCCCGGGGTTCGTCGAGATTCCTCGTTTGCAGCAAGGTGAGCCACGGGAGAGTGAAGGGACGCGTGCCGAGAGGAGTTGGCGCGAGTG encodes the following:
- a CDS encoding enoyl-CoA hydratase-related protein, translating into MDDILDPILAAREPRKIENVQYLLDDGVARIRFKRPEAANALNLAVLEDLIHALEQLELK
- a CDS encoding cysteine desulfurase family protein, producing the protein MTRQEVYLDYNATTPLAPEVLDAMMPYLRERYGNPSSIHSLGRPSREAVDASRGEVAAFLNASPREIVFTAGGTEADNLAILGFLAGLEAGGDERRHLVTSPTEHHAVLYPMQRLAKTGYDVSYVDVDEAGRVSPESLEKVLRHDTALVSVMYANNETGVIAPIPELARLAHDAGARFHTDAVQACGKIPVDVEKLGVDLLSLSGHKFYGPKGTGALYVRRGVPFKSIFRGGGQERSRRPGTENVPGIVGLARATRLASSTLERESRRLRDLRDGLEASILRGIDGSHVNGLGSERTPNTVSFRFDGVDGERLMKTLDRDGFAVSTGAACSSGSVEPSHVLLALGLGPEQVQGSIRVSLGRYTEQPHVGALKDAILRAVSSVRAGVGSAMGAGAS
- a CDS encoding FHA domain-containing protein, with product MIRVACPNCQTKYRFDESQLRGRARASAKCKKCGGTIDVGVAEAQVAAVAATGEPRSDQDSTARVTRLRSDQRIAEETISGQKAADLLQLPPDKKYSLAVLQGRASGQIFEITKVRTTIGRSDADIVLDDPECSRQHATVEILGSRVVVTDLNSTNGTFVQGERIERTELENHHEFRIGEHVMMLIVTARE
- the rnc gene encoding ribonuclease III translates to MTTPIAADQSSFEETIGHRFRQPALMERALTHKSFAHERNTRLHNESMEFLGDAVLGFVITDAIYREFSEYNEGRKSKIKAFLVSATTLAQLALELGLPIYLKLGKGEEKTGGRKKRALSANAFEALVAAVYLDAGLTAVRTFLEPLYAPLFDAIREGRAVVEDPKTVLQEYLQANALEPAKYTVTAETGPEHLKTFHVELVVGSAVLSRADGPTKKKAELLAAKKAMAVLRRKEE
- a CDS encoding SpoIIE family protein phosphatase, producing MPRLPRGKQGRNLGFLLLRTRSGQVLLLLVTVRFLGALGLVPSVLSTAATVGLWVYAAVVVLWAVAGLRTKLLWRIRRKLIISYLLIGLVPTLLILFFFLIGGYFIIGQVSSYMLNTALQNKEAEASTAAEIALAEVQALAGTKSYLHEREIVDVLQKRLAVLQKSFPGSGAVYLEHRRGRIQRVVTTDGFVGAPNVGTNLPPWLESSYRGPIRSASQSYLGGSSLPTGSKESVSVLVVSPLDRVLEDAAGEIGFHIDQILTSVANEDGSAFVPTNRDPSLAPTPLGTRPFTLPWLTLLQTRNLDEPRANETDLVFVQFGFAPMGLYHSVASNALQLGPDGPDLGQLILFALLLLAVLFFVIEVSAIFVGLVLARSITSSVHALSQGTDRVRQGDFGYKVQVRSRDQLGELADSFNLMTTSIRDLLHQSAEKERLEEELRVARAIQMSLLPKDRVSVPGLSIAALCLPATEVGGDYYDFIPLRNDKLALLIADVSGKGTSAALYMAELKGLVLSLSQIYESPRKLLVEANKILSANLDSRSFITMAYAVIDMKQRSMTYARAGHNPLYHLTPDGGHARTRVIAPDGLGLALDRGAQFEKILQEQSIALRSGDLFLFFTDGLSEAMNTRSELFGEDRLRAVMEENADLPMDELREKIIDEVFNFAGGAVQHDDMTMVLVKVL